A window of the Brassica oleracea var. oleracea cultivar TO1000 chromosome C1, BOL, whole genome shotgun sequence genome harbors these coding sequences:
- the LOC106317297 gene encoding dnaJ homolog subfamily B member 6-like: MASNNSNDDLYAVLGLNKECTSTELRTAYKKLALRWHPDRCSSMGNLEFVDEAKKKFQAIQEAYSVLSDSNKRFLYDVGAYNSDDDVEDQNGMGDFLNEMAAMMNLSKPNENSSADSFEQLQDLFNEMFQGDAAAFPTSSSSFSASTFTSSCDFVFDTNYQQSPFGMSSRGTSDPFGFDSRSHSFSLGVEHQQDFKKGRNNGGRRNRRKNSTQSSNNYGVPTS, translated from the exons ATGGCGTCGAACAACAGCAACGATGATTTGTATGCTGTTCTTGGTTTGAACAAGGAATGTACCTCGACCGAACTCCGTACTGCTTATAAGAAGCTTGCTCTT AGATGGCATCCAGATCGTTGTTCATCAATGGGGAACTTGGAGTTTGTAGATGAAGCAAAGAAGAAATTTCAGGCTATTCAAGAAGCCTACTCGG TTCTGTCTGACTCCAACAAGAGGTTCCTCTATGATGTTGGAGCTTATAACAGTGATGATGATGTTGAGGACCAAAAT GGAATGGGTGATTTCTTGAACGAAATGGCTGCAATGATGAATCTATCCAAGCCTAAT GAGAATAGTTCAGCGGACAGTTTTGAGCAGCTACAAGATTTGTTTAACGAGATGTTTCAAGGAGACGCCGCGGCGTTCCCAACCTCATCATCGTCTTTCTCTGCTTCAACTTTCACTTCCTCTTGTGACTTTGTCTTTGATACGAACTATCAGCAGTCACCGTTTGGGATGAGCTCGAGGGGGACTAGTGATCCTTTCGGATTTGACTCAAGATCTCACTCCTTCTCTTTAGGG GTGGAACATCAGCAGGATTTCAAGAAAGGGAGGAACAATGGTGGAAGAAGGAACAGACGGAAGAACAGTACTCAATCTTCTAACAACTATGGAGTCCCTACTTCATAG
- the LOC106317359 gene encoding peroxisomal (S)-2-hydroxy-acid oxidase GLO4, translating to MDQIVNVNEFQELAKRALPKMYYDFYSGGAEDQHTLKENVEAFTRIMFRPRVLVDVSKIDMSTRILGYPISAPIMIAPTAMHMLAHPQGETATAKAAAACNTIMIVSYMASCTIEEVASSCNAVRFLQIYVYKRRDVTAQIVKRAEKAGFKAIVLTVDVPKLGRREADIKNKMVSPQLRNFEGLFSTEVLPSEGSGLEAFASSTFDASLNWKDIEWLRSITKLPILVKGILTREDALKAIEAGVDGIVVSNHGARQLDYSPATITVLEEIVHVVGGRIPVLLDGGVRRGTDVFKALALGAQAVLIGRPVVYGLAAKGEDGVRKVIDMLKNELELTMALSGCPTIDDITRNHVRTESDRLQSML from the exons ATGGATCAAATCGTTAACGTGAATGAGTTTCAAGAGCTGGCGAAAAGAGCTCTCCCTAAGATGTACTATGATTTCTATAGCGGAGGAGCAGAGGATCAACACACTCTCAAAGAAAACGTTGAAGCTTTCACTAGAATCAT GTTCCGTCCTCGGGTTCTCGTTGATGTGAGCAAGATAGATATGTCTACCAGAATCTTAGGTTACCCTATCTCAGCTCCAATCATGATTGCTCCAACAGCAATGCATATGTTGGCTCATCCACAAG GAGAAACCGCTACTGCGAAAGCTGCAGCTGCGTGTAACACTATCATG ATAGTATCATACATGGCTTCATGCACTATTGAGGAAGTTGCTTCCAGTTGTAACGCTGTTCGGTTTCTTCAAATATAT GTGTACAAGAGACGAGATGTAACTGCTCAGATAGTAAAAAGAGCTGAAAAAGCTGGATTCAAGGCCATTGTTCTGACTGTTGATGTTCCTAAATTAGGCAGAAGGGAAGCAGATATAAAGAACAA AATGGTATCCCCACAGCTGAGGAACTTTGAAGGATTATTTTCAACAGAAGTCCTACCT AGTGAAGGTTCAGGGCTTGAAGCATTCGCTTCTAGTACATTTGATGCTTCTTTAAACTGGAAG GATATTGAATGGTTAAGATCTATTACAAAGTTGCCAATTCTGGTCAAAGGGATACTCACCCGTGAAGACG CTCTTAAAGCTATTGAAGCTGGTGTAGATGGAATAGTTGTATCAAACCATGGGGCTCGCCAGCTTGACTATTCACCAGCTACTATAACTGTTTTAGAAGAG ATTGTTCATGTTGTTGGAGGAAGGATTCCAGTTTTGCTTGATGGAGGTGTGAGACGAGGAACAGATGTTTTCAAAGCGCTGGCACTGGGAGCACAAGCCGTTCTT ATAGGTAGGCCTGTAGTCTATGGGCTTGCAGCGAAGGGTGAAGATGGAGTGAGAAAAGTGATTGACATGTTGAAGAATGAGTTGGAGTTAACCATGGCTCTTTCTGGTTGTCCAACCATTGATGACATCACCAGAAACCATGTTAGGACTGAGAGTGATAGACTTCAATCTATGCTCTGA
- the LOC106317320 gene encoding auxin-repressed 12.5 kDa protein-like, giving the protein MGLLHKLWDETVAGPAPENGLKKLRNHNSATKNSNQKLMVNPGRVLDSPVGSSTPGSPLTPGTPSETHATSLNACDWIVLNALDR; this is encoded by the exons ATGGGATTGTTGCACAAGCTGTGGGATGAAACGGTGGCCGGTCCTGCGCCCGAAAATGGTCTGAAGAAGTTGAGAAATCACAATTCTGCTACAAAGAATAGTAACCAGAAGTTGATGGTGAATCCTGGTCGTGTCCTGGATTCGCCCGTTGGATCAAGCACCCCGGGTTCTCCTTTGACTC CTGGAACACCAAGTGAAACACATGCCACAAGTCTCAATGCTTGTGATTG GATTGTGCTAAACGCATTGGACCGTTGA
- the LOC106317370 gene encoding sm-like protein LSM1B — MSWAGPEDIYLSTSLASYLDRKILVLLRDGRKLMGTLCSFDQFANAVLEGACERVIVGEQYCDIPLGLYVIRGENVVLIGDLDTEREELPPHMIRVSETEIKRAQKVEREASELRGTMRKRMEFLDFD; from the exons ATGTCTTGGGCTGGTCCTGAAGATATATATCTTTCAACTTCACTCGCCAGCTACCTTGATA GAAAGATACTTGTGCTCCTTAGAGATGGTAGAAAGCTAATGGGAACGCTCTGTTCCTTTGATCAATTCG CCAATGCGGTTTTAGAAGGTGCTTGCGAGAGGGTAATTGTTGGTGAGCAATACTGCGACATTCCTTTAGGCCTATATGTTATCCGTGGAGAGAATGTTGTTCTGATCGGTGACCTT GACACTGAGAGAGAGGAGCTTCCTCCACATATGATTCGCGTCTCAGAGACAGAGATTAAAAGG GCGCAAAAGGTGGAGAGGGAAGCGAGTGAGCTGAGAGGAACAATGAGGAAGAGAATGGAGTTTCTTGACTTTGACTAA
- the LOC106317332 gene encoding trihelix transcription factor ASIL2, with protein sequence MADDEDQIRSHSDSPDPSSSPPPSGKLTVTVASPAPSQKDPDAPPLAPLPIKSSGGGGGREDCWSEKATGVLIDAWGEIHLELSRGNLKQKHWEEVAERVRSKEDNGKAPKTDVQCKNRIDTVKKKYKQEKLTSGGSSSSWVFFDKLDRLIGSTAKISSGGSRGLNLYHQQGKAETPRFGGKARVTSASFKRLPLRRKRNVSDSDSVFEAGVSEDSGDSLPPPPLSKKKQGGGNKWRELSRAIMRFG encoded by the coding sequence ATGGCCGACGACGAAGACCAGATCCGATCTCACTCCGATTCACCGGATCCTTCTTCTTCTCCGCCACCGTCCGGAAAACTCACGGTAACGGTGGCTTCCCCAGCTCCGTCTCAGAAAGATCCCGACGCGCCGCCTCTTGCGCCGCTTCCGATCAAATCCAGCGGCGGCGGCGGAGGGAGGGAGGATTGCTGGAGCGAGAAGGCTACAGGCGTTCTGATCGATGCGTGGGGGGAGATTCACTTGGAGCTGAGCAGAGGGAACCTGAAACAGAAGCACTGGGAGGAGGTGGCGGAGAGGGTGAGAAGCAAGGAGGATAACGGTAAAGCTCCCAAGACGGATGTACAGTGCAAGAACAGGATCGATACGGTCAAGAAGAAGTATAAGCAAGAGAAGTTAACAAGTGGCGGGAGCAGCAGCAGCTGGGTGTTCTTCGATAAGCTCGACCGTTTGATTGGTTCAACGGCCAAGATCTCATCTGGAGGAAGCAGAGGTTTGAATCTTTACCATCAGCAAGGTAAGGCTGAAACGCCGCGTTTTGGAGGTAAGGCTAGGGTTACATCTGCTTCGTTTAAGCGATTGCCTTTGAGGAGGAAGAGGAATGTGTCTGATTCAGATTCGGTGTTTGAAGCTGGTGTCTCTGAGGACTCTGGGGACAGTCTACCACCTCCTCCTCTGTCGAAGAAGAAGCAAGGAGGAGGAAACAAGTGGAGGGAGCTAAGTCGTGCGATCATGAGATTCGGTTGA
- the LOC106317309 gene encoding uncharacterized protein LOC106317309 — protein MNTLQQMIFPDENAPIHRKKSVVTAAVSVKSTKGTVLGQKKKPGGARKALNDITNKSAGVHPKPSSKTKQLASAAKCETNIAGEMFLHDHSKCIKEQQSLWDDADLLLHHDSSCIKDKHLKYNLTCDEPEEIPSPKLTSCLKSSTPWRSPIRHGSMMMLMPSTPLAWRFDSAEFTLKEDYDHLF, from the exons ATGAACACTCTTCAACAGATGATCTTCCCTGACGAGAACGCTCCCATTCATCGCAAAA AGTCTGTTGTTACTGCTGCTGTTTCTGTGAAAAGTACGAAAGGAACTGTGCTTGGCCAGAAGAAGAAACCTGGAGGAGCTCGTAAGGCTCTCAATGATATCACTAACAAGTCTGCTGGGGTTCATCCCAAACCTTCTTCCAAGACCAAGCAACTTGCTTCTGCTGCGAAATGCGAAACCAACATAGCTGGGGAGATGTTCTTGCATGATCACAGCAAATGCATCAAGGAGCAGCAAAGTCTCTGGGACGATGCTGATCTTCTGCTTCACCATG ATTCTTCTTGCATCAAGGATAAGCATCTCAAGTACAATTTGACTTGTGACGAACCAGAAGAGATTCCCTCGCCCAAGTTGACTAGTTGCCTTAAGAGCTCAACTCCATGGCGCTCCCCAATCCGCCATGGCTCTATGATGATGTTGATGCCTTCCACTCCTCTGGCTTGGCGGTTCGATTCAGCTGAATTCACACTCAAAGAAGACTATGACCACCTCTTCTGA
- the LOC106317343 gene encoding nuclear pore complex protein NUP107 isoform X2: protein MDTDMDTSPSYFDPEVLSVRDQFRRYRKRHSTSPPHEEVSSPNVSENRLLYDGDYIHSPTNTALLLENIKEEVDSFHTGLYEAEAVSAASRRESGGDLDGDDDEALFRRVESQSLKACKVENDELAESGDTTFALFASLFDSALQGLMPIPDLILRLEESCRDVSQSIRYGSDIRHRVVEDKLMRQKAQLLLGEAASWSLLWNLYGKATEEVPQELIMSPSTSHLEACQFVVNDHTAQLCLRIVLWLEDLASKSLDLERKVRGSHVGTYLPNAGVWHHTQRYLKKNGSAADTVRHLDFDAPTREHARLLPDDKKQDESLLEDVWILLRAGRIEEACDLCRSAGQPWRAATLCPFSGMDMFPSVEALIKNGKNRTLQAIELESGFGNQLRLWKWASYCASEKIAEQDGGKHEVAVFANQCSNLNRILPICTDWESACWAMAKSWLDVQVDLELAQSKPGLTEKFRSCLDESPETMQNGYQASLGPEDWPLHVLNQQPRDLPALLQKLHSGEMVHDAVVRGCKEQHRQIQMTLMSGNISHLLDIIWSWIAIQWLCFTPPSTIKDVKDVTSKLLLRSLMHSNILFREFALIAMWRVPATPVGAHTLLSFLAEPLKHLSENPDTLEDYVSENLQEFQAWNEYYSCDAKYRNWLKFQLENAEVTELSEEENQKAVVAAKETLDSSLSLLLRKDNPWLTFLEDDVFESEEHIFLELHATAMLCLPSGECLRPDATVCVALMSALYASVTEEVVLDRQLMVNVSISSRDSYCIEVVLRCLATEGDGLGPHNANDGGILSSVAAAAFKGELTRFQAGVTMDISRLDAWYSSKEGSLETPATYIVRGLCRRCCLPELVLRSMQVSVCLMESGNPPEEHDELIELVASDENGFLSLFSQQQLQEFMLFEREYRLSQLELQEELSSS from the exons ATGGACACGGATATGGACACTTCTCCCAGCTACTTCGACCCCGAGGTCCTCAGCGTCAGAGATCAATTCCGTCGCTACCG GAAGAGACACTCTACATCGCCGCCGCATGAGGAAGTTTCGAGTCCGAATGTTAGTGAGAATAGGTTACTGTATGATGGGGATTACATCCATAGTCCAACGAACACTGCATTGCTTCTTGAGAACATTAAAGAAGAGGTTGATAGCTTTCACACCGGTCTTTACGAAGCTGAAGCGGTCTCTGCTGCTTCCAGGAGGGAGAGTGGTGGAGATCTGGATGGTGACGACGATGAGGCTTTGTTTCGTCGAGTAGAGAGTCAGTCGCTGAAGGCTTGCAAGGTTGAGAATGATGAGTTGGCGGAGAGTGGGGATACGACTTTTGCTCTTTTTGCCTCCCTGTTTGATTCTGCTCTTCAAG GACTGATGCCAATTCCGGATCTAATATTGAGACTTGAGGAGTCATGCAGGGATGTTTCACAATCGATTAG GTATGGATCAGATATAAGACATCGGGTTGTGGAGGATAAACTTATGAGACAGAAGGCTCAGCTTTTGCTTGGTGAGGCTGCCTCCTGGTCGCTTTTATGGAACCTTTATGGAAAAG CTACTGAAGAAGTTCCGCAGGAATTGATTATG TCCCCATCAACATCTCATTTGGAGGCTTGTCAGTTTGTTGTAAACGACCATACAGCTCAGCTATGCCTTCGGATTGTCCTGTGGCTGGAAGATCTAGCTTCAAAATCACTTGATTTGGAAAGAAAG GTGCGGGGATCTCATGTGGGTACTTATCTTCCTAACGCTGGAGTGTGGCATCACACACAAAGATACCTCAAGAAAAATGGCTCTGCTGCTGACACTGTACGCCATTTGGACTTTGATGCCCCAACTCGTGAACATGCTCGTCTTCTTCCTGATGACAAA AAACAAGATGAATCACTTCTTGAGGATGTGTGGATTTTGTTAAGGGCTGGAAGAATAGAGGAGGCATGTGATCTCTGCAGATCCGCTGGGCAG CCATGGAGAGCGGCAACTTTATGCCCTTTTTCTGGAATGGACATGTTTCCTTCTGTTGAGGCACTGATAAAGAATGGGAAAAATAGGACTCTCCAGGCTATCGAGCTGGAAAGTGGCTTTGGCAATCAACTGCGTCTTTGGAAATGGGCTTCGTACTGTGCATCAGAG AAAATAGCAGAGCAGGATGGCGGTAAACATGAAGTTGCTGTTTTTGCAAACCAATGCAGCAACCTGAACCGCATCTTGCCAATTTGTACTGATTGGGAG TCAGCTTGCTGGGCGATGGCAAAATCATGGCTTGATGTTCAAGTTGATCTAGAACTCGCCCAATCAAAGCCAGGCTTGACAGAAAAGTTTAGAAGCTGTCTTGATGAAAGCCCTGAAACTATGCAAAATGGTTACCAGGCTTCGCTTGGGCCAGAAGATTGGCCGCTCCATGTTCTAAACCAGCAACCCCGTGACCTTCCTGCTCTTCTTCAGAAACTCCATTCAGG GGAAATGGTACACGATGCTGTTGTCAGGGGATGCAAAGAGCAGCACCGGCAAATTCAG ATGACCCTTATGTCTGGGAATATCTCACATCTTCTTGATATAATATGGTCATGG ATAGCCATTCAGTGGCTCTGTTTTACACCTCCATCTACTATAAAGGATGTCAAAGATGTTACGTCCAAACTACTCCTGCGATCTTTGATGCACAG CAACATACTTTTCCGAGAGTTTGCTTTGATCGCCATGTGGAGGGTGCCTGCAACTCCGGTGGGTGCACACACGCTTCTTAGTTTTCTTGCTGAACCTCTGAAGCATCTCTCAGAGAATCCAGATACACTTGAGGATTATGTTTCCGAGAATTTGCAAGAGTTTCAAGCCTGG AATGAGTATTATTCCTGTGACGCAAAATATCGCAACTGGCTCAAATTCCAATTAGAGAATGCGGAAGTCACTGAACTCTCAGAAGAGGAAAATCAAAAAGCTGTAGTAGCAGCCAAAGAGACTTTGGATTCTTCTTTGTCACTGCTTCTCA GAAAAGACAATCCCTGGTTGACATTTCTCGAAGACGATGTATTCGAATCAGAAGAACATATATTCCTTGAGTTGCATGCAACTGCGATGCTCTGTTTGCCTTCTGGTGAATGTCTGCGCCCAGATGCCACTGTTTGCGTGGCATTAATGAGTGCGCTTTACGCTTCTGTCACTGAGGAAGTTGTTTTAGACCGTCAGTTAATG GTAAATGTATCGATTTCATCGAGAGACAGCTACTGCATCGAGGTTGTTCTTCGGTGTTTGGCAACTGAGGGTGATGGACTTGGGCCACATAATGCAAATGATGGGGGTATTTTAAGTTCAGTTGCGGCAGCTGCTTTTAAAG GTGAGCTTACCCGGTTCCAGGCAGGTGTTACAATGGATATATCCCGCCTAGACGCTTGGTATTCAAGCAAAGAAGGCTCGCTTGAAACACCTGCAACTTATATTGTCCGCGGTCTCTGTAGGAGATGCTGTCTCCCAGAGCTAGTTCTTCGATCTATGCAG GTATCTGTTTGTCTAATGGAGTCGGGAAATCCACCTGAAGAGCACGATGAGCTGATTGAGCTCGTGGCTTCTGATGAAAATGGTTTTCTCTCTTTATTCAGTCAGCAACAGTTACAG GAGTTTATGTTGTTTGAGAGAGAGTATCGTCTGTCCCAGTTGGAGCTCCAGGAGGAACTTTCATCATCTTGA
- the LOC106317343 gene encoding nuclear pore complex protein NUP107 isoform X1, whose amino-acid sequence MDTDMDTSPSYFDPEVLSVRDQFRRYRKRHSTSPPHEEVSSPNVSENRLLYDGDYIHSPTNTALLLENIKEEVDSFHTGLYEAEAVSAASRRESGGDLDGDDDEALFRRVESQSLKACKVENDELAESGDTTFALFASLFDSALQGLMPIPDLILRLEESCRDVSQSIRYGSDIRHRVVEDKLMRQKAQLLLGEAASWSLLWNLYGKATEEVPQELIMSPSTSHLEACQFVVNDHTAQLCLRIVLWLEDLASKSLDLERKVRGSHVGTYLPNAGVWHHTQRYLKKNGSAADTVRHLDFDAPTREHARLLPDDKKQDESLLEDVWILLRAGRIEEACDLCRSAGQPWRAATLCPFSGMDMFPSVEALIKNGKNRTLQAIELESGFGNQLRLWKWASYCASEKIAEQDGGKHEVAVFANQCSNLNRILPICTDWESACWAMAKSWLDVQVDLELAQSKPGLTEKFRSCLDESPETMQNGYQASLGPEDWPLHVLNQQPRDLPALLQKLHSGEMVHDAVVRGCKEQHRQIQMTLMSGNISHLLDIIWSWIAPLEDDQSNFRPHGDPHMIKFGAHVVLVLRYMLADEIKDREKLSNVGDLILHMYSMFLFSKQHEELVGIYASQLARHRCIELFVHMMELRMHSSVHVKFKIFLSAMEYLPFSHVDDTQGNFEEIVDRVLSRSREIKLAKYDPSIDVAEQHRQQSLQKAIAIQWLCFTPPSTIKDVKDVTSKLLLRSLMHSNILFREFALIAMWRVPATPVGAHTLLSFLAEPLKHLSENPDTLEDYVSENLQEFQAWNEYYSCDAKYRNWLKFQLENAEVTELSEEENQKAVVAAKETLDSSLSLLLRKDNPWLTFLEDDVFESEEHIFLELHATAMLCLPSGECLRPDATVCVALMSALYASVTEEVVLDRQLMVNVSISSRDSYCIEVVLRCLATEGDGLGPHNANDGGILSSVAAAAFKGELTRFQAGVTMDISRLDAWYSSKEGSLETPATYIVRGLCRRCCLPELVLRSMQVSVCLMESGNPPEEHDELIELVASDENGFLSLFSQQQLQEFMLFEREYRLSQLELQEELSSS is encoded by the exons ATGGACACGGATATGGACACTTCTCCCAGCTACTTCGACCCCGAGGTCCTCAGCGTCAGAGATCAATTCCGTCGCTACCG GAAGAGACACTCTACATCGCCGCCGCATGAGGAAGTTTCGAGTCCGAATGTTAGTGAGAATAGGTTACTGTATGATGGGGATTACATCCATAGTCCAACGAACACTGCATTGCTTCTTGAGAACATTAAAGAAGAGGTTGATAGCTTTCACACCGGTCTTTACGAAGCTGAAGCGGTCTCTGCTGCTTCCAGGAGGGAGAGTGGTGGAGATCTGGATGGTGACGACGATGAGGCTTTGTTTCGTCGAGTAGAGAGTCAGTCGCTGAAGGCTTGCAAGGTTGAGAATGATGAGTTGGCGGAGAGTGGGGATACGACTTTTGCTCTTTTTGCCTCCCTGTTTGATTCTGCTCTTCAAG GACTGATGCCAATTCCGGATCTAATATTGAGACTTGAGGAGTCATGCAGGGATGTTTCACAATCGATTAG GTATGGATCAGATATAAGACATCGGGTTGTGGAGGATAAACTTATGAGACAGAAGGCTCAGCTTTTGCTTGGTGAGGCTGCCTCCTGGTCGCTTTTATGGAACCTTTATGGAAAAG CTACTGAAGAAGTTCCGCAGGAATTGATTATG TCCCCATCAACATCTCATTTGGAGGCTTGTCAGTTTGTTGTAAACGACCATACAGCTCAGCTATGCCTTCGGATTGTCCTGTGGCTGGAAGATCTAGCTTCAAAATCACTTGATTTGGAAAGAAAG GTGCGGGGATCTCATGTGGGTACTTATCTTCCTAACGCTGGAGTGTGGCATCACACACAAAGATACCTCAAGAAAAATGGCTCTGCTGCTGACACTGTACGCCATTTGGACTTTGATGCCCCAACTCGTGAACATGCTCGTCTTCTTCCTGATGACAAA AAACAAGATGAATCACTTCTTGAGGATGTGTGGATTTTGTTAAGGGCTGGAAGAATAGAGGAGGCATGTGATCTCTGCAGATCCGCTGGGCAG CCATGGAGAGCGGCAACTTTATGCCCTTTTTCTGGAATGGACATGTTTCCTTCTGTTGAGGCACTGATAAAGAATGGGAAAAATAGGACTCTCCAGGCTATCGAGCTGGAAAGTGGCTTTGGCAATCAACTGCGTCTTTGGAAATGGGCTTCGTACTGTGCATCAGAG AAAATAGCAGAGCAGGATGGCGGTAAACATGAAGTTGCTGTTTTTGCAAACCAATGCAGCAACCTGAACCGCATCTTGCCAATTTGTACTGATTGGGAG TCAGCTTGCTGGGCGATGGCAAAATCATGGCTTGATGTTCAAGTTGATCTAGAACTCGCCCAATCAAAGCCAGGCTTGACAGAAAAGTTTAGAAGCTGTCTTGATGAAAGCCCTGAAACTATGCAAAATGGTTACCAGGCTTCGCTTGGGCCAGAAGATTGGCCGCTCCATGTTCTAAACCAGCAACCCCGTGACCTTCCTGCTCTTCTTCAGAAACTCCATTCAGG GGAAATGGTACACGATGCTGTTGTCAGGGGATGCAAAGAGCAGCACCGGCAAATTCAG ATGACCCTTATGTCTGGGAATATCTCACATCTTCTTGATATAATATGGTCATGGATCGCCCCCTTAGAAGATGATCAAAGCAACTTTAG GCCCCATGGCGATCCTCATATGATAAAGTTCGGTGCTCACGTGGTGCTTGTTCTTAGGTATATGCTTGCCGATGAAATCAAGGACAGGGAGAAGCTCAGTAATGTTGGCGACCTTATTCTTCATAT GTATTCGATGTTTCTATTTTCAAAACAACATGAAGAACTAGTAGGAATATATGCTTCTCAGCTTGCTCGCCACCGCTGCATCGAACTTTTTGTACACATGATGGAGCTAAGGATGCATAGCAG TGTACATGTGAAGTTCAAAATCTTTCTTTCCGCTATGGAATACTTGCCATTCTCTCATGTAGATGACACACAAGGAAATTTTGAGGAGATAGTTGACAG GGTTTTGTCAAGATCCCGGGAAATCAAGCTTGCAAAATATGATCCCTCAATTGATGTTGCGGAGCAGCATCGTCAACAGAGTCTTCAAAAAGCCATAGCCATTCAGTGGCTCTGTTTTACACCTCCATCTACTATAAAGGATGTCAAAGATGTTACGTCCAAACTACTCCTGCGATCTTTGATGCACAG CAACATACTTTTCCGAGAGTTTGCTTTGATCGCCATGTGGAGGGTGCCTGCAACTCCGGTGGGTGCACACACGCTTCTTAGTTTTCTTGCTGAACCTCTGAAGCATCTCTCAGAGAATCCAGATACACTTGAGGATTATGTTTCCGAGAATTTGCAAGAGTTTCAAGCCTGG AATGAGTATTATTCCTGTGACGCAAAATATCGCAACTGGCTCAAATTCCAATTAGAGAATGCGGAAGTCACTGAACTCTCAGAAGAGGAAAATCAAAAAGCTGTAGTAGCAGCCAAAGAGACTTTGGATTCTTCTTTGTCACTGCTTCTCA GAAAAGACAATCCCTGGTTGACATTTCTCGAAGACGATGTATTCGAATCAGAAGAACATATATTCCTTGAGTTGCATGCAACTGCGATGCTCTGTTTGCCTTCTGGTGAATGTCTGCGCCCAGATGCCACTGTTTGCGTGGCATTAATGAGTGCGCTTTACGCTTCTGTCACTGAGGAAGTTGTTTTAGACCGTCAGTTAATG GTAAATGTATCGATTTCATCGAGAGACAGCTACTGCATCGAGGTTGTTCTTCGGTGTTTGGCAACTGAGGGTGATGGACTTGGGCCACATAATGCAAATGATGGGGGTATTTTAAGTTCAGTTGCGGCAGCTGCTTTTAAAG GTGAGCTTACCCGGTTCCAGGCAGGTGTTACAATGGATATATCCCGCCTAGACGCTTGGTATTCAAGCAAAGAAGGCTCGCTTGAAACACCTGCAACTTATATTGTCCGCGGTCTCTGTAGGAGATGCTGTCTCCCAGAGCTAGTTCTTCGATCTATGCAG GTATCTGTTTGTCTAATGGAGTCGGGAAATCCACCTGAAGAGCACGATGAGCTGATTGAGCTCGTGGCTTCTGATGAAAATGGTTTTCTCTCTTTATTCAGTCAGCAACAGTTACAG GAGTTTATGTTGTTTGAGAGAGAGTATCGTCTGTCCCAGTTGGAGCTCCAGGAGGAACTTTCATCATCTTGA